CGTCGGGTCGAACACCACGGTGCCCTCGGGCGTCCGGACGATGCGTAACAGCTCGCGCTTGGGCCGCTCCTGCCGGCACCCGACGCAGGTGCGGATGGGCACCCGACGCGGCCTGGCCCCCCCCTTGGCCACCGCTCCTCAGCGTCCCCTCCGCTGAGGGCCCGTCGAGGTCGGGCGGCTGAAGCCGAAGTCCTCGGGCGACAGGTCCGCCAGGCTCTTGAGCACCTTGCGCGGCTTCTTGTTGCCCGTCGCCTCGGGCTCGGCCCCGGCACCGGGCGACGGCGAACGCGGGTGCTCGTCAGCCTTGGGTGCCGGGCGGGACGCCTGCTCCCTGGTCGGCTCCTGGCGAGCCGGAGGCTGCTCGGCCTGGCCGGCCTCGGACTTGCCCGGCTCGGATGCGGCCGACGCCGGTCGGGCGTCACCGCCACGGCCCGCCTCGCGGCCCGGCGGCTCCGGCGCCTTGGGCGATGGAGCCGCCGGCGTCTCCTCCGCCTTGGCCGGGGTCTCCAGCGTGCGCGCCACCGCGAAGAGGGGCACCGACAGGGTCTCCTCCCGAGCCGGCGACCGGGTCGGGGTCGGCGCGGCCGCAGCCGGCGCCTCCTCCTCGCCCTCGAAGAGGCTCGGCAGGGAGTCGGACTCCTCCAGCTCCTCCTCGATGTGGCGGCGCTCCAGCCGCTTGGCGCCCTTCATCCGCCGCACCTTGCCGACGCCTTTGGCCTTCTTGGCCCGCTCGGGCTCCTCTTCCTCGTCCGCGATCGCGTCGGCCGGCGGCTCCAGATCGGCCTCCGTGGGCTCCCAGACCTCCTCCGGCTCGGCCTCGACGGGCTCGGTCGGGGCCGGTGCGGGCGCATCGACCTCGACGGGGGTCGCGACCTGGGCCGCCGGGCCAGCCGCCTGCGCGACCGGCTCCTCGACGGACTCGGCGCTCGCCGGGGCCTCCGCCCCCGGCACGACCGCGCCCTCCGTCGCGCCCTCACCCGCCGGCGTCGGCTGCGCCGCCTGGGGCAGCGCGAACTGCCGGTCCAGCCACTCGCGCCGCTTCTCCTCGAACTCTCGCTGCACCTCGGCCCATTGGGACTCGCCCTTGATGTCGATGCGCCATCCCGTCAGCCGCGCGGCCAGGCGGGCGTTTTGACCCTCCTTGCCGATGGCCAGCGACAGCTCCTTCTCCGGCACGATGACCCGTGCCGAGCGCTCCACCGGGTCCAGGTAGGCCTTGAGGACCCGGGCGGGTTGAAGCGCGTTGGCGATGAAGAGCTCGGGGTCCGGATCCCAGGCGATGACGTCGACCTTCTCCTGACGCAGCTCCTTGACCACCTGCTGCACCCGCGCGCCGCGCGGGCCCACGCAGGCGCCGACCGGATCGACGTTGCGGTCCGTGGACCAGACGGCGATCTTGGAGCGGTGACCGGGCTCTCGTGCCCAGGCCCGGATCTCGACGACGCCATCGTGGATCTCGGGGACCTCGAGCTCGAACAGGCGCTTGAGCAGCCCCGGATGGCTGCGCGACAGCACCAGCTGCGGCCCCTTGGCCGTCTTGTTGACCTCCAGGAGATAGAACTTCATGCGCACGCCGGGGGCGTAGCGCTCCGTCGACACCTGCTCCGACGGCGGCAGCACGGCCTCGGCCCGCCCCAGATCCACGTAGACGGTGCGGTGCTCGATGCGCCGGATGATGCCCGTCAGGATGTCGCCCTGGCGGCTGTGATACTCCTCGTAGATGCGGTTGCGCTCCGCCTCGCGGATGCGCTGCACGACGACCTGCTTGGCGGTCTGGGCCGCGATGCGACCCAGGTCCGGCAGCGTCAACTCCACCTCGACCACGTCGTCGACCTCGAAGCGCGGGTTGATGCGCTGGGCTTCCTCCAGCGAGATCTCGCTGGCGGGGTCCGTCACCTTCTCGACGACGGCCTTGCGCGAGAAGACCCGTACCCGCCCGCTCTTCTCGTCGACGTCCACCCGCAGGTTTTGGTGCGGCTGCGCCGACTTGCGGAAGGCGGACTCGATGGCGTCCTCGATGGCCTTCAAGAGGACCTCTCGCGAGATGCCCCGCTCCTTCTCCAGCTCGTTGAGCGCGCCCATCAGCTCGAGATTCATCGCTCAAACGCCCCCTGCCAGCGAACCCGCAGCCTGGCCTTGCTGATGCCCTCCAGGGGAAGCTCGACCGTCGAGCCGTCCTCCAGCCGCAGGCGCACCCGGTCGACCTCGACCCCCAAGAGGGTCCCGGTCCAGTGCCGCCGCCCCTGGACAGGCCCGAAGGTGTGGATCTCCGCCTCCCGCCCGGCGAACCGCCGGAAGTCGTCGGCCTTGCGCAACGGCCGCTCGATCCCGGGCGACGAGACCTCGAGGCGATACGGCCCTGGAATGGGATCGAGACGGTCCAGCGCCGCGGAGAGGGGCTGGCTCACCGCCTGGCAGTCGTCGACGCTGACGCCGCCCGGCTTGTCGATGTAAACGCGCAGCACCCTCCCACCGGGCCCCGTCTCGTACTCCACGTCTACGATCTCGAAGCCGAGCGGCCTGGCGACCGCCTCCGCCTCGGCCATCACCATCGACTCGACGGCTCTCGGGCGCATCCCGGCTCTTACCCCCAACAGAACGAAAGAGTGGGGGGAACCCACTCTTTCGCCCGCACGAACCGTACCTGCGCTTACGTCGCCGATTATAACACCTTCCGGCGTCGCCACGCAACGCCGCCGGCGCGATCGCTCAAGGCTCGAGGGCCGCGAGGTCCTCGCGCAGCCACTGCTCCACCAATGCGGCGGCTCCATCGACCCCCACGGGGACGTCCTGGCCGTCCCGGCGACGGCGCGCCTCGACCTCGCCCGAGGCGGCCAGTCGGCTGCCCACCGTGATCCGGTAGGGGAAGCCCATCAGGTCGGCGTCGTTGAACTTGACGCCGGGGCGCTCGTCTCGGTCGTCGAGCAGCACCTCCACCCCGCGCTCGGCCAGCTCGCGGTAGATCCGCTCCGCCGCCTGGGCCTGGCCGGCGTCACGGCTGTTGACCGCCACCACGATGGCGTGATACGGGGCCACCGTCACGGGCCAGATGATGCCGCGCTCGTCGTGGTGCTGCTCGATGACGGCCGCCATGGTCCGGGTGATGCCGATCCCGTAGCAGCCCATCACCACCGGCTTCTCCTTGCCATCCTCGTCGAGGAAGGTGGCGCCCAGGGCCTCACTGTACTTGGTGTGCAGCTTGAAGATCTGCCCCACCTCGATGCCGGCCGAGGTCTCGAGCGTGCCCCCGCACCGCGGGCAGGCGTCGCCCGGCTCGGCCACCCGCACGTCGGCCACCCGCGTCGGCCGAAAGTCACGCCCGGGTACCACGTGGATCAGGTGGGCGTCGGCGGCGTTGGCTCCCGTCACCGCGTCGGCGACGGCCATGGCCCACGGATCGGCCACCACCTCCATCCCTTCGAGCCCCACGGGGCCGACGTAGCCGGCCGGCGCGCCCGTGCGCCGCTCGATGAGCTCGGGCGGCGCCGCCTCGATGCGGGAGGTGCCGAAGAGGCGCCCCAGCTTGACCTCGTTGAGGCGGTGGTCGCCCCGCACGACGACGGCCACCGGCTGGCCGTCCACCAGGTAGATGAGCGTCTTCAAGACCCGTTCGGCTGCCACGCCGAGGAAGGCCGTCAGCTCGTCGATGGTGCGCACGGCGGGGGTGGCCACCCGCTCCGCCGGCGGGACCGGCTTCTCGGATCCCGCAGCATGGGGCGGCGGGGCGACGGGCGCCCGCTCCACGTTGGCGGCATAGTCGCAACGGCGGCAGTAGACCACCTGGGCCTCCCCGATGGGCGAGAGCACCATGAACTCGTGGGTGACGTCCCCTCCGATGGCGCCCGGGTCCGCCTCCACCGCCCGGGTCTGCAGGCCGCAGCGGCGAAACGCCCGCACGTAGGCCTCGTGCATCTTCTGATAGCTGATCTCCAGCCCTGCCTCGTCCCGGTCGAAAGAGTAGAGATCCTTCATGATGAACTCCCGGCCCCGGATCACCCCGAAGCGCGGGCGGATCTCGTCACGGTACTTGTTTTGGATCTGGTAGAGCATGAGGGGCAGCTGGCGGTAGGAGCGCACCTCGGCCTTGACCAGCGCCGTGATGATCTCCTCGTGGGTCGGCCCCAGGCAAAACTCCCGCCCGTGCCGGTCCCGCAGCCGAAACATCTCCGGGCCGTACTCCTGCCAGCGGCCGGTGGCCAGCCATAGCTCCGCCGGCTGCACGATGGGCAGCTGCAGCTCCTGCGCGCCGGCGCGGTCCATCTCCTGGCGCACGATCTCGGAGATCTTGCGGATGACGCGAAAAGCCAGGGGCATGTAGGTGTAGATGCCGGCGGAGACCTTGCGGATCAGCCCCGCTCGCAGCATCAACCGGTGGCTGTCGCTCTCGGCCTCGGCCGGCTGCTCCCGTAGAGTGGGGGCGAGAAGGGCGGACATGCGCATGGCGGCGGGCCTTCCCCTTCCGTGGCAGCGTGCCTGACGCTCAACCGAGCCGTCGCAGGTCGAGGTAGGTGGCCAGCAGCATCAGGGCCAGCAGCAACATGAGGCCCAACACCTGCGCGGCCGACTGCAACCGGGGCTCCAAGGGGCGCCGTCGGATCCACTCCAACAGCAAGAAGAGCAGCCAGCCACCGTCGAGCACGGGCAGCGGCAGCAGGTTGATGAGCCCCAGGTTGACGTTGAGCACGGCCGCCAGCCCGACGAGGCTATAAGCGCCGCGGCTGGCCGCCTCCTGCACCATGGAGTAGATGCCGACGGGGCCGGCCACGTTGAGGGCCTCCCGGCCCCCCAGCATCCGCGCCACGACCCGGATGATCTCGCCTGTCGAGTCTACCATTTCCACGAAGCCGCCGTAAAGGGCGGCCGGCAGCGGGCGCGGCCCGTGCATCCGTACTCCGAGGTAGCCTCCCGGCCGGTCGGCTTCCATCCGGACCGGCAGTAGATGGACCTGCCCGTCGCGTTGGACCCAGACGTCCAGGGTCTGGCCGGGCCGCGCATCCAGGACGGAGCGCACCACCCGGGTCGCCGTCGGCGTCGACAGCTCCCCGATGCGTACCACCCTGTCGCCCGGCCGGATGCCGGCCAGGGCCGCGGGGCTGCCGGGATCGACCCGCTCCACCACCGGGGGTACGAAGAGCATGGCGAAGAGGATGCCGGCCAGCGCGAAGTTCATGAAGGGGCCGGCTGCTATGGTGGCCATCCGCTGCCACAGCGGACGGTTGTGGAAGCGTCGGGGATCGCCGGGCGCCAGGCGGGGCTCCTCACCCGCCTCGTCGCCGCCCTCGAGAGGGGAGGACTCCATCCCCTCGAGCCGCACGAAGCCTCCCAGCGGCAACAGCCGCACCGAGTAGGCCGTCAGCCCTCGCTGGATGCGGGCCACCACCGGCCCAAAGCCGATCGCGAACTCCCGCACCATCACGCCCGAGGCACGCGCCACCAGGAAGTGCCCCAACTCGTGAAAGAGCACGATGGTGCCGAAGACCACCACGAAGGCGAGCAAACCCGACAGCGTCACGCTCCCGCACTCCTCGCCCGATGGCTCTGCCTCACGGCCTGCTCACCAAGAGCGTCCACAGGTAGGCCGCGAGGCCCGTCACCAGCGCACTGTCCATCCGATCCAGGATACCCCCGTGGCCCGGCAAGAGCCAGCCCGAGTCCTTGACGTTGGCGTCGCGCTTGAGGGCCGACTCGGCCAGGTCCCCCAGCTCGGCGGCCAGCGCCACCACCACGCCCAGGCCCAGGGTCCACCATGCGGGCAGGCCCAATGCGAGGCTGCCCACCCCGACCACGGTGCCCACCCCGCCCGCCAGCCCACCCACCGCCCCCTCGACGGTCTTGCCGGGCGAGACCCTCGGCAACAGGCGGCGCCGGCCCATCAGCTTGCCGGTGGAGTACGCGAGGACGTCGGTACCCCACGTACCGAGCAGGGCTAGCAGGGCGTGGTGCCACCCATCCGGGCCGGGGGAGCGCAGCAACCACCAGAAGCCCATCAGGACGCCCACGTAGGAGAAGGCGAAGACCGCCGCCGACGCCTCCAGCAGCACGCTGGCGCCCCGAGCCCATGCACGTAAGGCCGCGTAGGCGAAGGCCGTCGTCGGCAGCAAGAGCCCCACCAGGGCCACCCACCGGGTGGCCGCGAGGCTCTCCAGGGCCGGCGCCATCAAGAAGCCCGCCAGCCCGGCGCAGATCAGGACGTCTCGCTGCGGCTGGCCCGCTCCCTTGGCCACGAAGAGGTCGCCGAGCTCGAGCGCGCCCCAGACGGCGATGGCGGCCAGGATGGCGCCCCACCAGGCGCCGCCCCGCCACAGGGCCCCCAACATGAGCGGCGCGCCGATCAATGCCGTCAGGAGTCGCCAGCGAAACACCGGCTAGACCTTCCCGAACCGGCGGTGGCGCCGCTGGTAGTCGACGATGGCTTGCAGGAGGTGGATCCGCCGGAAGTCGGGCCAGAAGACGGGCGTGACCCACAGCTCCGCGTAGGCCAGCTGCCACAGCAGGAAGTTGCTGACGCGAAACTCCCCGCCCGTACGGATCAGGAGGTCCGGATCCGGCAGCTCGGCGGTGTAGAGGTGGCGGGCGAAGAGCGACTCGTCGATCTCCTCGGGGCGGATCCGACCCGCAGAGGCCTCCTCGGCGAGGCGTCGGGCCGCGTCGACGATCTCGGCCCGTCCGCCGTAGTTGAGCGCGACGTTGAGCACCATGTGGCGGTTGAACCGGGTGCGGGCCTCGGCCTCGCGCACCTGGCGCACCACCTCGGCAGGCAACGGGTCGAGGCGCCCGATGACCTGCACCCGGATGCCTGCCTCGTCCAGCTCGTCGATCTCCTGGTGCAGCACCTCGACCAGCAGCTCCATCAGCGTCTGGACCTCCGAGGCCGGGCGCTGCCAGTTCTCCGTGGAGAAGGCGTAGACGGTCAGCACCTCCACGCCCAGCTTGGCGCACGTGCGCACCGCCTCGCGCAGGCTCTTGACGCCGGCCCGGTGCCCCGCGGTCCGGTGCAGCCCGCGGCGAAGGGCCCAGCGCCCGTTGCCGTCCATGATGATGGCCACGTGGCGCGGGATGCGTGCCGGGTCCAGCTCGGCCAGGACGCGCTGCTCGTCTCGCCGTGTCAGCATCCACGGCCACGACGCCTCGGCCAGGCGCATCCAGAGGCGATCCGCCAGGCGGTTGAGCAGGCGGGGGGCACGGGCACCCGAGAAGCCCCCCGCACGCCCCTCACCCATCCTCCTGGCCCCCGTCGTCGGCCGCCGCGTCGCCGGCGTCCCCGGCCGGGTAAGCAGCGGGATCGCGCCGCTCCCAGTACTCCCGGACGCAGATGAGCTGCAACGCGTCGCCGCCCAGTGGCCTGCAGGCGACGACCCGCACCGCGCCCTTCTCGCCACGAGGCCGAGGAGGCGCGGTGAAGCGCAGGGTGGTGCGCCACCTCGCGAGCCGCTTGAGCGCGACGCTCAGCTCGAGCCCGATCACGTCGGGCAGCGCCGACGACCGGCCCGCGCGCCCGTCCCTGGCGGGGGGGCGCTCGCCCGGACGCAAGGGGTGCCTCAGACCTCCATGATCTCCTTCTCTTTGGCGGCCAGCAGCTGATCGATCTCCTGGATGTAGCGGTCCGTCAGCTGCTGGACCTGCTGCTGGGCCCGGCGGGACTCGTCCTCGGCGATGAGCTTGTTCTTCTCCCAGCGCTTGAGCTCGTCGTTGACCTCCCGCCGGATGTTGCGAACCGCCACGCGCCGCTCCTCGGCCTCCTTGCGCACCACCTTGACCAGCTGCTGGCGCCGCTCCTCGGTCAGCTGGGGCAACACCAGCCGCACCACGGTGCCGTCGCTGGTGGGCGTCACGCCGAGGTCCGACTTGAGGATGGCCTTCTCGACCTCCTTGACCAGCGATCGGTCCCAGGGCTGCACCACCAGCATGCGAGGCTCGGGGGCCGAGATGGAGGCGACCTGGTTGAGCGGCACGGGCGTGCCGTGGTACTCCACCACGATGCGCTCCAAGAGCGCGGGCGTCGCCCTGCCGGTGCGGACCGTCGCCAGCTCCTTGCGTGTGGTCTGCAGCACCGTCTTCATCCGCTCGTCGGCCTCGTGAAGCAGCGCCTTGACATCACCCTCCGCGGCCACTGACACCACCTCCGCCCACCGTGGTCCCGACCCGCTCGCCCATGGCGGCCCGGACGATGTTGTCCGGGTCTCCGATGTCGAAGACGATGATGGGGATCTGGTTCTCCATGCAGAGCGACGTCGCGGTCGGGTCCATGACGCCGAGCCCTCGCTGGAGCACCTCGAAGTGCGTGAGCTGGTCGAGGCGCCGGGCATGGGGATCCTTCTTGGGATCGGCGGTGTAGACCCCATCCACCCCGCGCTTGCCCATCAGGATCACGTCCGCCTCGATCTCGGCCGCTCGCAACGCCGCCGCCGTGTCCGTCGAGAAGAACGGGTTACCGGTGCCCGCCGCGAAGATGACCACCCGGCCCTTCTCCAGGTGCCGGATGGCGCGCCGACGGATGTAGGGCTCCGCCACCTGGCGCATTTCGATGGCCGACTGCACCCGGGTGGCCACGCCCATGCGCTCGAGCACCTCTTGCAGCGCCAGTGCATTGATGGTGGTGGCCAGCATCCCCATGTAGTCCGCGGTGCTCCGGTCCATGCCGCGGGTGGCGGCCGCCGCCCCGCGCCAGATGTTGCCGCCGCCCACCACCACGGCCACCTGGACGCCCAGCTGGGTCAGGCGCAGGATGGCGGAGCTGAGACTCTCGACCACCTTGAGGTCGATGCCGAAGTCACGGTCACCGGCCATGGCCTCGCCGCTGAGCTTGAGCACGACGCGTCGGTACGGGGTACTCATGGCCACCTCACAGCCACGCCGGGTCTGGTGGAGCACTTACGCCCCCGACCCGGCCACCTCCTTGCTGCGCCCGCTCACGCCTCCTGCGTGTCGCCGGCCAGCTGCTCGGCCCGCTCGAAGCGGGCGAACCGCCGGACCTCGAGCTGCACCCCCAGAGGCTCGAGCGCCTGTCGTACGTGGCGGCCCACCTGGACGTTGGGGTCCCGGATGAAGGGCTGCTCGAGCAGGCAGACCTCCTGGTAGAACTTGTCGAGCCGGCCCTCCACGATGCGGTCTACGACCTTCTCCGGCTTGCCCTCGTTGAGGGCCGCGCTGCGGTAGATCTGGCGCTTACGCTCGCGCACCGCCTCGGGCACCTGGGTGCGCTCCACGTACTCGGCGCGGTAGGCCGCCACCTGCATCGCCAGATCCTTGAGCACCTGCCGGACCTCGGGGCGCTCGGCGGCCTCCGACGGTTGTACCACGGCCTCCAGCAGCACGCCGATGCGGCCGTCGCCGTGGATGTAGCTCTCCACCGCCCCGCGCGTGGCGAAGACCGCGTAGCGGCGCAAGCGGACCCGCTCGCCCAGGCGCGCCGCCGTCTCCATCAGCACCTCACGAGCCGGCTTGCCCTCGCCCTCGACGGGCTGCGCCAGGAGTCCCTCGACCCGCTCCAGCGAGGTCTCTCCACGGGGGTCGCGATGGGCCTCGCCGCCCGCCTCGGCCAGATCCTCGCCCAGCCGGGCCGCATGCCGTGCGAGCCGCTCGACCAGCGCCCGGAAGTCGTCGGTGCGCGCCACGAAGTCGGTCTCGCAGTTGACTTCGACCAGGGCGGCCCGCCCGGTCGCGGGGTCGACGTGGGCGGCCACCAGTCCCTCCAGCGCCGCGCGGGTGGCCCGCTTGGCGGCCTGAGCCAGCCCCTTCTCCCGCAGGATGCGGAGGGCCCCCTCCTCGTCGCCTCCTGCCTGCTCGAGGGCTCGCTTGACGTCCATCATCCCGGCTCCGGTCCGCTCGCGCAGGGCCCGGATCCTCTCGACGGTGATCTCAGCCACGACCGTTGCCTGCCCTTCCATCGAGGCGCAGACGGCCTTGCGGTCCATGACAGCGGTGCGGAAGCCTCTCCGCGCTGCCGCACCGCCAGGCCGGACGCTCGGGCCGGCCGCCTGACCCGTGCTTCCCAGGCGCCACGCCGCAGGGCCCCGGCGGGCCATCAGCGGGCAGCGCCGCGCTCCATCTCGTGGGCCAGTTCTTCTGACATCTCCTCGTCGTCCGAGTCCGGGGCCTCCGTCTCCTCGACCGGAGCGGTCGAGGCATCGGCAGCCGCCGTCCCGTCCGTAGACGACGCCTCGCCAGCGGCGGGGCCCTCCTGGCCCTCGCGGGCCTCCAGCACCGCGTCGGCGATCTTGTGGGTGATGAGGCGCACGGCCCGGATGGCGTCGTCGTTGCCGGGGATCACGTAGTCGATCTCATCGGGGTCGCAGTTGGTGTCGACGATGGCGATGACCTTGATCCCCAGCTTGCGTGCCTCACGGACCGCGTTGTTCTCCTTGCGGGGATCGATGACGAACAGGGCACGCGGCAGCTGATGCATGCCCCGGATGCCGGAGAGGAAGCGCTCGAGCTTCTCCTTCTCCTTGCGGAGCTTGATCACTTCCTTCTTCGGCAGGCGCTCGAACAACCCGTCCGTCTCCATCTTCTCGAGCTCTTCGAGTCGGCGAAGACGGCTCTTGAGGGTGTTGAAGTTGGTCAGGGTGCCGCCCAGCCAGCGCTGGTTGACGTAAAACATGCCGCAGCGCTGGGCCTCTTCGCGCACGGTCTCCTGTGCCTGCTTCTTGGTGCCCACGAAGAGGATGGTGCCACCGTCGGCCACCAGCTCCTTGACGAAGCGGTAGGCCTCCTCCAGCTTGCGGACGGTCTCCTGCAGGTCGATGATGTAGATCCCGTTGCGCTCGGTGTAGATGTAGCGAGCCATCTTCGGGTTCCACCGGCGGGTCTGGTGCCCGAAGTGGACGCCTGCCTCGAGGAGCTGCTTCATGGAGATGACCGCCATGCCCGAATCACCTCCTCCCTGGCGCGCGGTTAAGCCTCCGCCGCCTCATCCCCAGGGGAACCCCGGCTCGGCCCGGCGCACGGGCCTGCCCCTAGGCACCGCCCCTGAGTCACGGTCGGCGTGCGAGATGTCAAACGCCGGGCGGTAGTATATCACAGGCCCGGAGGCGGCTCAATGCGAAGGGGACTCGCCTCGCCCCGCCCAGCCGGCCATCTGCGCGACCCGCTCCAGGAGGCGGATCTCGCCGACCGGCCGTCCCGTCCGTCGGGCGACCTCCTCGGGGTCGAGCCCCTGGCGCAGCAGGGCGACGGCCTCTCCCAGCTCGGGCCGGACGTGCGCGGGCCCAGCGGCTCGCCGGCCGTCGGCCCCGCCGGAGGCGGGCTCGAGGGACCGGAGCCGACGCCGGGGCGAGGCCGGAGCCCGCGACAGGAGCTCCCGGTAGCCGCTCACCAGCGTCGCAAACGAGGCGCTGTCGTCCGCCGGGCCCCGATGGGGGCCGGGCGGGCCCCATACCTCGAGGCGCCGCACGCGCCGGTTTAGCCGCCAGAGCCCTGCCGCCAGCGCCACCAGGGCCGCGACCTGGAGCCCCTCCCACCAGCCCGGCATGGTACGCCTCCCCCTAGGCCCGCACGTCCACGTTTTGGCCGAGACCGGGCACGACAGGGCCGGTGGGGGGACGGGGCTCCTGGGCCGTACGTCGGGCAGCCGGCTTGCCCGCCCCGGCCGCCTCCCGCTCACCCCGGCGCCGGCGTCGCGGCTCCTCGTCGGTGGCGTCCCGCACACGCCGCGGATCGGCATGCTCCACCTGCCGCACCTGGCGGGTCGCTGCCTCGGTCCGCTGCCGCTGCTGGTCGGCCGCGGCCGTCGCCTGTAGCTGGAGCTGGCGTTGCGACGCCTCCTGGACCCGGGAGGCCTCCTGGGTCCGGGGCAGGATCGTCTGAAGGTCGACCTGCCGCATCGACACGGTGCTCTACCCCACCGCGGCCGGGCCTGCGCTCAGCCGTGAGCGGCCAGGTAGGCCCGGAGCCTCAAGATGGCCTTGGTGTGGATCTGGCAGACCCGCGACTCCGTGACGCCCAGCACCCGCCCGATCTCCTTGAGGGTCAGTCCGTCGTGGTAGTACAGCGCCACTACCAGGCGCTCCCGCTCCGGGAGGCGGTCGATGGCCTCCGCCACCAGGCGTCGGAGCTCCCGCTCCTCCAGGCTCTCCTCCGGGCCGGGCGCCGCCGAGTCGCTGACGGTCTCCAACAACCGGAGCTGGCTCTCCTCCTCGGGATCGGCCACCCACACCTCGTCCAGCGAGACCAGCGAGGCGCCCGAGAGCTCGGCCAGCAGCCGGTCGTACTCCTGCACCGTCATGCCCAGCGCCTGGGCCACCTCGTCGTCGCTGGCGGCCCGCCCCAGGTGGCTCTCCAGGCGCACCAGCTCCTTCTCCAGCGCACGGGCCTTCTGGCGCACGGAGCGGGGCACCCAGTCCGCCGAGCGCAAGCCGTCGATGATGGCCCCCCGGATCCGGGCGGCCGCGTACGTCTCGAACTTGACGCCCCGCTCGAAGTCGTAACGCTCCACCGCCTCCACCAGGCCGAAGACGCCGTAGCTGACCAGGTCGTCGAACTCCACGTGGGGCGGCAGCATCACCGCCAGGCGCCCCGCCACGTACTTGACCAGGGGGGCGTACTCCAGGATCAGCTGCTCCCGCAGCTCGGGAGCCCGGCTCTTCTTGTAGCGCCTCCACAGGCGCAGGAGCCTGGGGGACATGTCGGGCGCCGCTGCTTCGGCTCGTTGCATCGCCATCGTCTAGATCAGTCCCATTCGCCGCATCTCTGCCTGGCGTCGCAGGACGAAACCGATGAGCCGGTCCCGGTCGGCCTCCGCGATCTGCAGAAACTTGAGCGCCACCGACCAGCTGGAGCCCGCCTCGGCATCGGACTCCCCGGCGGGCTGGACCCGGACCACCTCGGCTACCGCTCCCACCCGGCGCTGGGGCAGCTCGATGACCACCTCGAGCAGCCGGCCCATCTCGATGGGCTGGCGGGTGTGCAGCATGAGCCCGCCACCGCCCAGGTCGCGGCTCTCGGCCGCGACCCACCGGGCGGGTTGCTGGCCGGGTGTGCGCAGGGGCCGGTACCGCACGGGCACCATGGCCGTGGCGCGCGTCCACTCGCGAAGCTGCACCCGCTCCCATCGCGGTCGGGCGACCACCAGCACGGGTACCCGGCCCTCGTCGGTGCGGCCGACGACGGTGGTGTGCCCAACGTAGTGCGCCCCGCGAGCGGGGTCGGCCTTGCGCACGTGCACGAGGACCGGCGTGCCGTCAGAGACGCGCACCCTGGCCCCCTCCCTCACGGGCGCGGCCAGGGAGAGGTGGCCCTGCTCGTCGATGAGCTCGACGCGGCTGCGGTAGCGGCCTTTGGCCGGGCCCTCGGGGACCTCGATCTCGACGAGATCGTTGACGTCCACCGGCACCGGTTCGGATGACAAAACGAGATCCCCCCTCTCCTCTCAACGCATCCGACGCAGCATCCGGCTCACGATGCCGCTCAGTCCCGGGCGCTGCGGCTGCTCGGGAAGGTCCATCAGCCGCCAGGCCAGTTGCCGGATCGCCCGGGAGGCCGGGCTGTCGGGCCGGCGCAGCAGCAGGGGCGTCTGCTCGGCGACGGCCA
This genomic interval from Limnochorda sp. LNt contains the following:
- a CDS encoding phosphatidate cytidylyltransferase, translated to MFRWRLLTALIGAPLMLGALWRGGAWWGAILAAIAVWGALELGDLFVAKGAGQPQRDVLICAGLAGFLMAPALESLAATRWVALVGLLLPTTAFAYAALRAWARGASVLLEASAAVFAFSYVGVLMGFWWLLRSPGPDGWHHALLALLGTWGTDVLAYSTGKLMGRRRLLPRVSPGKTVEGAVGGLAGGVGTVVGVGSLALGLPAWWTLGLGVVVALAAELGDLAESALKRDANVKDSGWLLPGHGGILDRMDSALVTGLAAYLWTLLVSRP
- a CDS encoding proline--tRNA ligase encodes the protein MRMSALLAPTLREQPAEAESDSHRLMLRAGLIRKVSAGIYTYMPLAFRVIRKISEIVRQEMDRAGAQELQLPIVQPAELWLATGRWQEYGPEMFRLRDRHGREFCLGPTHEEIITALVKAEVRSYRQLPLMLYQIQNKYRDEIRPRFGVIRGREFIMKDLYSFDRDEAGLEISYQKMHEAYVRAFRRCGLQTRAVEADPGAIGGDVTHEFMVLSPIGEAQVVYCRRCDYAANVERAPVAPPPHAAGSEKPVPPAERVATPAVRTIDELTAFLGVAAERVLKTLIYLVDGQPVAVVVRGDHRLNEVKLGRLFGTSRIEAAPPELIERRTGAPAGYVGPVGLEGMEVVADPWAMAVADAVTGANAADAHLIHVVPGRDFRPTRVADVRVAEPGDACPRCGGTLETSAGIEVGQIFKLHTKYSEALGATFLDEDGKEKPVVMGCYGIGITRTMAAVIEQHHDERGIIWPVTVAPYHAIVVAVNSRDAGQAQAAERIYRELAERGVEVLLDDRDERPGVKFNDADLMGFPYRITVGSRLAASGEVEARRRRDGQDVPVGVDGAAALVEQWLREDLAALEP
- a CDS encoding ribosome maturation factor RimP, yielding MRPRAVESMVMAEAEAVARPLGFEIVDVEYETGPGGRVLRVYIDKPGGVSVDDCQAVSQPLSAALDRLDPIPGPYRLEVSSPGIERPLRKADDFRRFAGREAEIHTFGPVQGRRHWTGTLLGVEVDRVRLRLEDGSTVELPLEGISKARLRVRWQGAFER
- the nusA gene encoding transcription termination factor NusA, whose translation is MNLELMGALNELEKERGISREVLLKAIEDAIESAFRKSAQPHQNLRVDVDEKSGRVRVFSRKAVVEKVTDPASEISLEEAQRINPRFEVDDVVEVELTLPDLGRIAAQTAKQVVVQRIREAERNRIYEEYHSRQGDILTGIIRRIEHRTVYVDLGRAEAVLPPSEQVSTERYAPGVRMKFYLLEVNKTAKGPQLVLSRSHPGLLKRLFELEVPEIHDGVVEIRAWAREPGHRSKIAVWSTDRNVDPVGACVGPRGARVQQVVKELRQEKVDVIAWDPDPELFIANALQPARVLKAYLDPVERSARVIVPEKELSLAIGKEGQNARLAARLTGWRIDIKGESQWAEVQREFEEKRREWLDRQFALPQAAQPTPAGEGATEGAVVPGAEAPASAESVEEPVAQAAGPAAQVATPVEVDAPAPAPTEPVEAEPEEVWEPTEADLEPPADAIADEEEEPERAKKAKGVGKVRRMKGAKRLERRHIEEELEESDSLPSLFEGEEEAPAAAAPTPTRSPAREETLSVPLFAVARTLETPAKAEETPAAPSPKAPEPPGREAGRGGDARPASAASEPGKSEAGQAEQPPARQEPTREQASRPAPKADEHPRSPSPGAGAEPEATGNKKPRKVLKSLADLSPEDFGFSRPTSTGPQRRGR
- a CDS encoding isoprenyl transferase, whose translation is MGEGRAGGFSGARAPRLLNRLADRLWMRLAEASWPWMLTRRDEQRVLAELDPARIPRHVAIIMDGNGRWALRRGLHRTAGHRAGVKSLREAVRTCAKLGVEVLTVYAFSTENWQRPASEVQTLMELLVEVLHQEIDELDEAGIRVQVIGRLDPLPAEVVRQVREAEARTRFNRHMVLNVALNYGGRAEIVDAARRLAEEASAGRIRPEEIDESLFARHLYTAELPDPDLLIRTGGEFRVSNFLLWQLAYAELWVTPVFWPDFRRIHLLQAIVDYQRRHRRFGKV
- a CDS encoding M50 family metallopeptidase, with the protein product MTLSGLLAFVVVFGTIVLFHELGHFLVARASGVMVREFAIGFGPVVARIQRGLTAYSVRLLPLGGFVRLEGMESSPLEGGDEAGEEPRLAPGDPRRFHNRPLWQRMATIAAGPFMNFALAGILFAMLFVPPVVERVDPGSPAALAGIRPGDRVVRIGELSTPTATRVVRSVLDARPGQTLDVWVQRDGQVHLLPVRMEADRPGGYLGVRMHGPRPLPAALYGGFVEMVDSTGEIIRVVARMLGGREALNVAGPVGIYSMVQEAASRGAYSLVGLAAVLNVNLGLINLLPLPVLDGGWLLFLLLEWIRRRPLEPRLQSAAQVLGLMLLLALMLLATYLDLRRLG